One genomic region from Mycoplasmoides pirum ATCC 25960 encodes:
- the tpx gene encoding thiol peroxidase: MKSLLLKDISMNKSLKTEVKIGYEIKNIELIDKDLNFHSLYEIHGKKIISIFPSIDTGICDTQTKEMYKLAKEKNIELINVSADLPFAHKRWCLANELIDAKLLSDYNELKLGHELGIVIPEANLLYRSVFILDENNKIIYIQFAEKVGSSLDFNQIKNFLNANLINVEKTEIKIDNLAKYKKQYKSVKIDFNFICNLLIEKFENKKNFSELEKIFFNYNAHGSVVWNLFNFLNLTGDKYNHFNDENFNVIEWIDKNDYKILELISKIDILE, from the coding sequence ATGAAATCATTATTACTTAAAGATATATCAATGAATAAATCTTTAAAAACAGAAGTAAAAATTGGATATGAAATTAAAAATATAGAATTAATAGATAAAGATTTAAATTTTCATTCTTTATATGAAATTCATGGAAAAAAAATTATTTCTATTTTCCCATCAATAGATACAGGAATTTGTGACACTCAAACTAAAGAAATGTATAAATTAGCAAAAGAAAAAAATATTGAATTAATTAATGTTAGTGCTGATTTGCCATTTGCGCACAAACGATGATGTTTAGCTAATGAATTAATTGATGCTAAATTACTTTCTGATTATAATGAACTTAAATTAGGACACGAATTAGGTATAGTGATACCAGAAGCTAATTTGCTATATAGAAGTGTTTTTATTTTAGATGAAAATAATAAAATTATTTATATTCAATTTGCTGAAAAAGTAGGCTCTTCTTTAGATTTTAACCAAATTAAAAATTTTTTAAATGCTAATTTAATTAATGTTGAAAAAACAGAAATCAAAATAGATAATTTAGCGAAGTATAAAAAACAATATAAATCGGTAAAAATTGATTTTAATTTTATTTGTAATCTTTTAATAGAAAAATTTGAAAATAAAAAAAATTTTTCAGAACTTGAAAAAATTTTTTTTAATTACAATGCTCATGGATCTGTAGTATGAAATTTATTTAATTTTTTAAATTTAACAGGAGACAAATATAATCATTTTAATGATGAAAATTTTAATGTAATTGAATGAATTGATAAAAATGATTATAAAATTTTGGAATTAATTAGTAAAATAGATATACTTGAATAA
- the dcm gene encoding DNA (cytosine-5-)-methyltransferase has translation MIKVVELFAGVGGFRVGLNNVKLVKGKVRESKNFKFVFFNQWEPKSKNQFAYNCYISRFLKDSNLNNSNVDINLIDKSAIPNHDLLVGGFPCQDYSVATTLVNSKGLEGKKGILWWEIHKILKEKKPKFLLFENVDRLLISPSKNRGKDFSTILKSLSDLNYYVEWKIINAADYGMPQKRKRIFIFACKKNSFFFKNEIKKYYKNNVKNFNFKKLINNKNNFFNKSFDFSIKEEKKINLNSELKNKNFKINFFDFGIMLNINNVYTFKTKSIYEGKKIYLKNILINKRDIDKKFIISENRLDKVKILKSKKKITKKNKKTGHKYNYSEGRLNFPDNINLPSRTLVTSEGSLSRMSHFIEYKKNKYRYLLPIECERLNMFPDNWTKIDGITDKQRYFLMGNALVCGIINRLSLPLKKIIKKDIKNNI, from the coding sequence ATGATTAAAGTTGTAGAGTTATTTGCTGGTGTTGGCGGATTTAGAGTTGGCTTAAATAATGTTAAACTAGTTAAAGGCAAAGTTAGAGAATCAAAAAACTTTAAATTTGTATTTTTTAATCAATGAGAACCCAAATCAAAAAATCAATTTGCATACAATTGCTATATTAGTAGATTTTTAAAAGATTCAAATTTAAATAATTCTAATGTTGATATTAACTTAATAGATAAATCTGCTATACCTAATCATGATTTATTAGTTGGCGGTTTTCCATGTCAAGATTATTCAGTTGCAACAACCTTAGTTAATTCAAAAGGTTTAGAAGGAAAAAAAGGTATTTTATGATGAGAAATCCATAAAATTTTAAAAGAAAAAAAACCAAAATTTTTGCTTTTTGAAAATGTTGATAGATTACTTATTTCACCATCTAAAAACAGAGGAAAAGATTTTTCTACAATTTTAAAATCCTTGTCAGATTTAAATTATTATGTTGAGTGAAAAATTATAAATGCTGCAGATTATGGAATGCCACAAAAACGAAAAAGAATTTTTATATTTGCTTGCAAAAAAAATTCATTCTTTTTTAAAAATGAAATAAAAAAATATTATAAAAATAATGTAAAAAATTTTAATTTTAAAAAATTAATAAATAATAAAAATAATTTTTTTAATAAATCATTCGATTTTTCTATAAAAGAAGAAAAAAAAATAAATTTAAATTCGGAATTAAAAAATAAAAATTTTAAAATAAATTTTTTTGATTTTGGAATAATGCTAAATATAAATAATGTTTATACATTTAAAACAAAATCAATATATGAAGGAAAAAAAATTTATTTAAAAAATATATTAATCAATAAAAGAGATATTGATAAAAAGTTTATTATTTCAGAAAACAGATTAGATAAAGTAAAAATATTAAAAAGCAAAAAAAAAATAACGAAAAAAAATAAAAAAACTGGACACAAATATAATTATTCTGAGGGGAGATTAAATTTTCCCGATAATATAAATTTGCCTAGTCGAACTTTAGTAACTTCTGAAGGCTCATTAAGTAGAATGAGTCATTTTATTGAATATAAAAAAAATAAATATAGATATTTATTACCTATAGAATGTGAAAGACTTAATATGTTTCCAGACAATTGAACTAAAATTGATGGTATAACTGACAAGCAACGTTATTTTTTAATGGGGAACGCATTAGTTTGTGGAATAATTAATAGATTATCACTTCCATTAAAAAAAATTATAAAGAAGGATATTAAAAACAATATTTAA
- a CDS encoding PDDEXK family nuclease yields the protein MFNNKNLKILIDKLNLLRDKTLLELSNSYDLKISLGKNKRNLILKKYLDLFFNNNSNKFLKDNNISLRSIFYNFDKHELKEHIQLISLTLDDLKQDNFKKTSLYNLLKNKIFLFVLFDNNKNDKSEFVKEICYFKFSDENLKNAEKVFFHTKKIFTNGGAKTFSNNKIKYNFIKSSNKLSFHLRPHAKNSYDTYTTFANEKIIKQSFWLNKEEFIKKIKMFLLSNNISENKNFKNTTFDITIDKNYENILKSINMEFSNQFYTLDEIFNWFEKKFEIKSKNLINFFLKTNNFEISNNIVSKKISNSEYAKTNCETFFKNIENYDNEIINKIKDYVGDNYFNYYYLKNKTQICNKLRIDFTNFDKKLIKNKNIYFFKLCNVKIFNFVKSKSRSNLFIKSFLTNKKEIYINEFVDTLKNKYNLVISKTKLIKLCENNLYYNKKFDKIFLNKEICIEKIESL from the coding sequence ATGTTTAATAACAAAAATTTAAAAATATTGATAGATAAATTAAATTTATTAAGAGATAAAACTCTTTTAGAATTATCTAATTCCTATGATTTGAAAATTTCACTAGGAAAAAATAAAAGAAATTTAATTTTAAAGAAATATTTAGATTTATTTTTTAACAATAATTCTAATAAATTTTTAAAGGATAATAATATTTCCTTGAGATCTATATTTTATAATTTTGATAAACATGAACTAAAAGAACATATTCAATTAATATCTTTAACTTTAGATGATTTAAAACAAGATAATTTCAAAAAAACAAGCTTATATAACCTATTAAAAAATAAAATATTTCTTTTTGTTTTATTTGATAATAATAAAAATGATAAATCTGAATTTGTGAAAGAAATTTGTTACTTTAAATTTTCTGATGAAAATTTAAAAAATGCTGAAAAAGTTTTTTTTCATACTAAAAAGATTTTTACAAACGGGGGAGCAAAAACTTTTTCAAATAATAAAATTAAGTATAATTTTATTAAATCCTCTAATAAATTAAGTTTTCATTTAAGACCTCATGCAAAAAATTCTTATGATACATATACAACATTTGCTAATGAAAAAATAATAAAGCAAAGTTTTTGACTAAATAAGGAAGAATTTATTAAAAAAATTAAAATGTTTTTGCTTTCAAACAATATTTCAGAAAACAAAAATTTTAAAAATACAACTTTTGATATCACAATTGATAAAAATTATGAAAACATTTTAAAATCTATTAATATGGAATTTTCAAATCAATTTTATACTTTAGATGAAATTTTTAATTGATTTGAAAAAAAATTTGAAATTAAATCCAAAAATTTGATAAATTTTTTTTTAAAAACAAACAATTTTGAAATATCTAATAACATTGTTTCAAAAAAAATATCAAATTCAGAATATGCAAAAACAAATTGTGAAACTTTTTTTAAGAATATTGAAAATTATGATAATGAAATTATTAACAAAATTAAAGATTATGTAGGTGATAATTATTTTAACTATTATTATTTAAAAAATAAAACTCAAATTTGTAATAAATTAAGAATAGATTTTACTAATTTTGATAAAAAACTTATAAAAAATAAAAATATTTATTTTTTTAAGCTGTGTAATGTAAAAATTTTTAATTTCGTGAAATCAAAATCAAGATCAAATTTATTTATTAAATCTTTTTTAACAAATAAAAAAGAAATTTATATAAATGAATTTGTTGATACTTTAAAAAATAAATATAATTTAGTGATATCAAAAACAAAATTAATTAAGTTATGTGAAAATAATCTATATTACAATAAAAAATTTGATAAAATTTTCCTAAATAAAGAAATTTGTATTGAAAAAATAGAGTCATTATAG
- a CDS encoding ParB N-terminal domain-containing protein → MHGETRNNLSLLEKFENKEIKQTETNQKLTIAGSTEVYPVYSIPIKFLYLNDSNDRISTDISKLKSNEKENNHFNSIFDNEERNKIIEKFIEKSSDETFKKTKEDIKIHGQMKPGVVLDDGRVIDGNRRLSCIRQLNRENINNFGEFQASIITKKSITEKDIKIFELSIQFGEDRKVEYNPIEKLSGIYDDIVKNKIISVEDYAQSVKKTVKSIEEEVEISKLIVDFLEFINCNDNQFYIAKELAIDGPIREINKIISKIDDKTLVEKIKRSCFMGIIAKPQNDLTRYIRDFKKIAHFEKSESFFQESDKLCKNFLEVFPPEIKEIEEIEKIRNENKNIVDEFSSIVTTALDKANFLNLKTDSVREIKTIFKKLENFNDPVIFAGIKKDLDVFNQFNEIIDKTINLLEKIKKNITNV, encoded by the coding sequence ATGCATGGTGAAACTAGAAATAACTTGTCTTTACTAGAAAAATTTGAAAACAAAGAAATAAAACAAACTGAAACTAATCAAAAACTTACAATTGCAGGATCAACAGAAGTTTATCCAGTATATTCTATTCCTATAAAATTTTTATATTTGAATGATAGTAACGATCGTATTTCTACAGATATAAGTAAATTAAAATCAAACGAAAAAGAAAATAATCATTTCAATTCCATTTTTGACAATGAAGAAAGAAATAAAATAATTGAAAAATTCATTGAAAAAAGTAGTGACGAAACATTTAAAAAAACTAAAGAAGATATTAAAATTCATGGTCAAATGAAACCGGGAGTAGTTTTAGATGACGGGAGAGTCATAGATGGAAATAGACGATTATCATGTATAAGACAATTAAATAGAGAAAATATTAATAATTTTGGAGAATTTCAAGCTAGCATCATAACGAAAAAATCAATTACAGAAAAAGATATTAAAATTTTTGAATTATCAATTCAATTTGGGGAAGACAGGAAAGTTGAGTATAATCCAATTGAAAAATTATCAGGTATATATGATGATATTGTAAAAAATAAAATTATTTCTGTAGAAGATTATGCTCAAAGTGTTAAAAAAACTGTAAAGTCTATTGAAGAAGAAGTTGAAATTTCAAAATTAATCGTTGATTTTTTGGAATTTATAAACTGTAACGATAATCAATTTTATATTGCAAAAGAATTAGCAATCGATGGACCTATAAGAGAAATTAATAAAATTATTAGTAAAATAGATGATAAAACATTGGTAGAAAAAATTAAAAGAAGTTGTTTCATGGGAATTATAGCAAAACCACAAAACGATTTAACAAGGTATATAAGAGATTTTAAAAAAATTGCTCATTTTGAAAAATCAGAATCTTTTTTTCAAGAATCAGATAAATTATGCAAGAATTTCTTAGAAGTATTTCCACCAGAAATTAAAGAAATTGAAGAAATTGAAAAAATAAGAAATGAAAACAAAAACATTGTTGATGAATTTTCTTCTATTGTTACTACCGCATTAGATAAAGCTAATTTTCTTAATTTAAAAACTGATTCTGTTAGAGAAATTAAAACTATATTTAAAAAATTAGAAAATTTTAATGATCCTGTTATTTTTGCAGGAATAAAAAAAGATTTAGATGTTTTTAACCAATTTAACGAAATTATAGATAAAACAATAAATTTACTAGAAAAAATTAAGAAAAACATAACAAATGTTTAA